In a genomic window of Gossypium arboreum isolate Shixiya-1 chromosome 7, ASM2569848v2, whole genome shotgun sequence:
- the LOC108467498 gene encoding UDP-arabinopyranose mutase 1-like encodes MAEPATATQAAAPAVALLKDELDIVIPTIRNLDFLEMWRPFFQPYHLIIVQDGDPSKTIKVPEGFDYELYNRNDINRILGPKASCISFKDSACRCFGYMVSKKKYIFTIDDDCFVAKDPSGKAINALEQHIKNLLSPSTPFFFNTLYDPFREGADFVRGYPFSLREGVPTAASHGLWLNIPDYDAPTQLVKPLERNTRYVDAVLTIPKGTLFPMCGMNLAFNRELIGPAMYFGLMGDGQPIGRYDDMWAGWCTKVICDHLGLGVKTGLPYIFHSKASNPFVNLRKEYKGIYWQEEIIPFFQQAVLPKDCTTVPKCYIELAKQVKEKLSKVDPYFDKLADAMVTWIEAWDELNPIGPVPNGKAA; translated from the exons ATGGCAGAGCCTGCAACAGCAACACAAGCAGCAGCACCAGCAGTGGCTCTGCTGAAAGATGAGCTCGACATTGTTATACCAACCATAAGGAACTTGGACTTTCTTGAGATGTGGAGGCCATTCTTTCAGCCTTACCATCTCATCATTGTTCAAGATGGTGATCCTTCAAAGACCATCAAGGTCCCTGAGGGCTTTGACTATGAGCTTTACAACAGGAACGATATTAACAGGATCCTCGGTCCTAAGGCTTCTTGCATTTCCTTCAAGGACTCTGCTTGTCGTTGCTTTGGTTACATGGTATCCAAGAAGAAGTATATCTTCACCATTGACGACGACTGCTTT GTTGCTAAGGACCCATCTGGCAAAGCGATCAATGCACTTGAGCAGCACATCAAGAATCTGCTATCACCATCCACTCCCTTCTTCTTCAACACCTTGTATGACCCTTTCCGAGAGGGTGCAGATTTTGTCCGTGGATACCCATTTAGTCTTCGCGAGGGCGTTCCAACTGCTGCTTCTCATGGACTTTGGCTAAACATCCCGGATTATGATGCTCCAACCCAACTGGTGAAGCCTCTTGAGAGGAACACTAG GTATGTGGATGCGGTTCTTACAATTCCAAAGGGCACCTTGTTCCCCATGTGTGGTATGAATTTGGCTTTCAACCGTGAGCTGATTGGCCCTGCCATGTACTTTGGACTCATGGGCGATGGGCAGCCAATTGGACGTTACGACGACATGTGGGCTGGCTGGTGCACCAAG GTGATATGTGACCATTTGGGATTGGGAGTCAAAACAGGTCTACCTTACATCTTTCACAGCAAAGCAAGCAACCCATTTGTAAACCTAAGGAAAGAGTACAAGGGTATTTATTGGCAGGAAGAGATCATCCCATTCTTCCAACAAGCTGTCCTTCCAAAAGACTGCACCACTGTTCCAAAGTGCTATATTGAACTGGCAAAACAGGTGAAGGAAAAGCTTAGCAAAGTTGATCCCTACTTTGACAAGCTGGCTGATGCCATGGTCACATGGATTGAAGCCTGGGATGAGCTCAACCCGATTGGACCTGTACCAAATGGCAAAGcagcttag